The Paucidesulfovibrio gracilis DSM 16080 genome contains a region encoding:
- a CDS encoding adenylate kinase, with the protein MNILIFGPNGSGKGTQGSLVKEKYDLDHIESGAIFRKHIGGGTELGLKAKEYIDKGELVPDDITIPMVLDVLKNASPNGWLLDGFPRSIAQAEKLWDALQKDGVKLDYVIEILLPRQVAAARIMGRRLCANDPNHPNNVGIPAIAPKDGKCRVCGGELSERADDVDEEAINKRHDIYYNDETGTLAAAYFYKNKAADAGFTYIELDGEGTIDEIKQTLLGQLS; encoded by the coding sequence GTGAACATTCTGATTTTCGGCCCCAACGGTAGCGGTAAAGGTACGCAGGGTTCCCTGGTCAAAGAAAAATACGACCTGGATCACATTGAATCCGGTGCCATTTTCCGCAAGCACATTGGCGGCGGCACGGAACTGGGCCTCAAGGCCAAGGAATACATCGATAAGGGTGAGTTGGTCCCGGATGACATCACCATCCCCATGGTGCTGGACGTGCTCAAAAACGCAAGCCCTAATGGGTGGCTGTTGGACGGGTTCCCCCGCTCCATCGCGCAGGCGGAGAAGCTCTGGGATGCTTTGCAGAAGGATGGCGTCAAGCTCGACTACGTGATCGAGATCCTGTTGCCGCGCCAGGTGGCTGCCGCCCGCATCATGGGCCGCCGCCTCTGCGCCAACGATCCCAACCATCCCAATAACGTCGGTATCCCGGCCATCGCTCCTAAGGACGGAAAGTGCCGTGTTTGCGGTGGCGAGCTTTCTGAGCGCGCCGATGACGTGGACGAAGAGGCCATTAACAAGCGCCACGACATCTACTACAACGATGAAACCGGCACCCTGGCCGCTGCCTACTTCTACAAGAACAAGGCCGCCGATGCCGGCTTCACGTACATTGAACTGGACGGCGAAGGAACGATTGACGAAATCAAGCAGACCCTGTTGGGCCAGCTCTCTTAG
- the hemA gene encoding glutamyl-tRNA reductase, which produces MNKFIYLTGLNHRTAEVDIRERYALTNVEDMELGIMSECPVREVMVLSTCNRVELLCVSEHSPESDVDVLGCMRAYWAERCGGQPEELAEHTYNYEGISAVRHLFMVGASLDSLVMGEPQILGQLKDAYRRAVDNNTARVIINRLLHKSFSVAKRVRTETAVASSAVSISFAAVELARKIFGSFQGKTAMLVGAGEMAELAATHLLRNGVERLIIANRTLSRAKALSATLGGEPIPIENLMDRLPEADIVISSTGSPTAVIRAKEMQKVLKRRKHRSMFFIDIAVPRDIDPDVNALDNVYLYDIDDLKEVVEENMAQRQDEAVKARALVDNETSAFEHWLQTLDLQPTIVDLLGKAEDVARKELSKTLRRIGDVDESTREALECLVLSVSHKVLHEPVCYLKRRTREEGVADTVIDTARRFFNLDNDCIPPEAHAERRSRDSCECREDEFGLSNDLNDH; this is translated from the coding sequence ATGAATAAATTTATCTATCTTACAGGTCTCAACCACCGCACCGCCGAAGTGGACATCCGTGAGCGTTACGCCCTGACCAATGTGGAGGACATGGAACTCGGCATCATGTCGGAATGCCCGGTGCGGGAAGTCATGGTTCTTTCCACCTGCAACCGCGTCGAACTGCTGTGTGTCAGTGAGCATTCCCCGGAATCCGATGTGGATGTGCTTGGATGCATGCGGGCGTATTGGGCCGAACGTTGCGGCGGTCAGCCGGAAGAGTTGGCAGAGCACACCTATAATTATGAAGGAATTTCCGCAGTCAGACACCTTTTTATGGTTGGGGCAAGCCTTGACTCCCTGGTTATGGGAGAACCTCAAATTTTGGGACAACTTAAGGATGCCTATCGCCGAGCCGTGGACAACAATACGGCGCGAGTCATCATCAACCGACTGCTGCACAAATCGTTTTCCGTTGCCAAACGGGTTCGGACAGAGACCGCTGTGGCCTCCAGCGCAGTATCCATCAGCTTTGCCGCTGTTGAGCTTGCTCGGAAAATCTTCGGCTCTTTTCAGGGAAAGACCGCCATGCTTGTAGGCGCCGGAGAAATGGCAGAGCTGGCTGCTACGCATTTATTGCGCAACGGTGTGGAACGACTCATTATTGCCAACCGAACATTGTCACGGGCCAAGGCATTGTCCGCAACGCTCGGAGGCGAACCGATTCCCATCGAAAATCTTATGGATCGGTTGCCCGAAGCCGACATCGTTATCAGCTCCACGGGATCGCCAACTGCCGTGATTCGGGCCAAAGAGATGCAAAAGGTCTTGAAACGACGGAAACACCGCTCCATGTTTTTTATTGATATCGCTGTACCCCGGGATATTGATCCGGACGTAAACGCCCTGGACAATGTCTATCTCTATGATATCGACGATCTCAAAGAGGTGGTCGAAGAGAATATGGCGCAACGTCAGGACGAGGCCGTCAAGGCGCGTGCGTTGGTAGACAATGAAACCAGTGCGTTTGAGCATTGGTTGCAAACATTGGACCTCCAGCCGACCATAGTGGATTTGCTGGGTAAGGCAGAGGACGTTGCGCGTAAGGAACTGAGCAAAACCTTGCGACGAATTGGCGATGTGGATGAAAGCACACGTGAAGCTTTGGAGTGTCTTGTGCTGTCCGTAAGCCATAAGGTTTTGCATGAACCGGTTTGCTATCTCAAACGCCGTACACGGGAAGAAGGCGTGGCCGATACGGTCATTGATACGGCGCGACGTTTTTTCAATCTCGATAACGACTGTATTCCGCCGGAAGCTCATGCGGAGCGACGATCCAGGGATTCCTGCGAATGTCGGGAAGATGAGTTCGGCCTTTCCAACGATTTGAACGATCACTGA
- a CDS encoding acyltransferase family protein yields the protein MSQIEAQGIPKAQTGLSRRINYIRGLAVFAVAIGHFSSRFMEHSIPTHPGYLIAFFFIVSGYGIYHSLNNRLANNGIGHGLISFFGKRALRLFPLYWLWLILNLLFDPGVTLQNLQLSQILLLQFHDPAYHWFLPAIVMCYIAAPILFWLLQLLEKHFLFFSIGSVMALNIAFSFLDVPKIRCWMYLFVYCGHIFLFAFGMYYAKVLYYRQWRRSTPLFVISCFCFAALCIIARLTQAAATTVPKLQTLPPIWEIAIPIGLYAMLFLVAVLFFQHDWKLPLASIFCFMGKISLAIYIYEGMYTTALSRVSLFSGTSDINILPYLLLFPIFVVGCFVLERAAAPRVFSSFWNRLVHH from the coding sequence ATGTCACAAATCGAGGCACAAGGCATACCCAAAGCCCAGACCGGGCTATCGCGCCGAATCAACTACATTCGCGGTCTCGCAGTGTTTGCCGTGGCGATTGGGCATTTTTCTTCGCGCTTTATGGAACATTCGATCCCGACGCATCCGGGCTATTTGATCGCTTTCTTTTTTATTGTCTCCGGTTACGGAATTTACCATTCCCTTAACAACCGTCTTGCAAACAATGGCATCGGCCACGGACTGATCAGCTTCTTTGGCAAACGAGCACTTCGGCTTTTTCCATTATATTGGCTTTGGCTCATATTGAATCTTTTGTTTGATCCAGGGGTAACCTTGCAGAATTTGCAGCTATCGCAAATTCTTTTGCTGCAATTTCATGACCCAGCTTACCACTGGTTTTTACCTGCGATTGTCATGTGTTATATTGCGGCACCAATCTTATTTTGGCTTTTGCAATTATTAGAGAAACATTTCCTATTCTTTTCAATTGGAAGTGTTATGGCTCTCAATATTGCATTTTCTTTCCTGGATGTTCCTAAGATTCGCTGTTGGATGTATCTTTTTGTCTATTGTGGGCATATCTTTCTTTTTGCTTTTGGCATGTACTACGCTAAAGTGTTGTACTATCGACAATGGCGCCGATCCACTCCGCTTTTTGTGATTTCCTGCTTCTGCTTTGCAGCACTTTGCATCATTGCCCGACTGACACAAGCGGCAGCTACAACTGTACCAAAACTGCAAACGTTGCCCCCGATTTGGGAAATCGCGATCCCGATAGGATTGTATGCCATGCTTTTCCTTGTTGCGGTGCTTTTCTTCCAGCATGATTGGAAACTTCCGCTTGCATCGATCTTCTGCTTTATGGGTAAAATCTCCTTGGCCATCTACATTTATGAAGGGATGTATACCACGGCGTTGAGTCGGGTTTCATTATTTTCAGGAACATCTGACATCAATATCCTTCCCTATCTTCTGCTTTTCCCGATTTTTGTCGTAGGATGCTTTGTGTTAGAACGCGCCGCAGCCCCTCGTGTCTTCTCTTCATTTTGGAACCGCTTGGTCCATCACTGA
- the tilS gene encoding tRNA lysidine(34) synthetase TilS has translation MFSVPRFLQELPPWAAHLCLDVERFVSEELGIDPRTGLVVACSGGADSTALTIIWHCLMQRHGGSMAVAHLDHGLRVESSEDAVFVKDLCVALDVPFFSERADVAFTASRLGLGWEETGRKLRYAFFEKIRMETGLPFVATAHHLNDLAEDVLLRLCRGTGWPGLGGMTAHDAQRRLVRPLLSIPRSDLIHFLQTLHIPWREDDSNTDVRFARNRIRHSLLPLILEENPNFLKGINRIWRQAGVDRAYWEQRLGNFPGSKDEPFFLSRDRLANLHQAERLRLYKSALDKLGPGQVLTDTLLRLDAAFLSGKPATLQFPGRKVGRSDSKGIHFGPDPRWNPS, from the coding sequence ATGTTCTCAGTCCCCCGCTTTCTTCAGGAACTGCCTCCCTGGGCCGCACACCTTTGTTTGGACGTGGAGCGTTTTGTTTCTGAAGAGCTTGGGATCGACCCCAGAACCGGCCTCGTGGTCGCGTGTTCCGGTGGTGCGGACTCCACGGCTCTGACCATTATCTGGCATTGCCTGATGCAACGCCACGGTGGAAGCATGGCCGTGGCGCATCTTGATCACGGCCTTCGGGTCGAATCATCGGAAGACGCCGTTTTTGTCAAGGATCTCTGCGTTGCATTGGATGTGCCTTTTTTTTCCGAACGTGCGGACGTAGCTTTTACAGCTTCCCGGCTCGGCTTGGGTTGGGAGGAGACCGGACGGAAGCTGCGCTATGCTTTTTTTGAAAAAATTCGTATGGAAACAGGGTTGCCGTTTGTGGCAACGGCGCATCACCTCAATGATTTGGCGGAAGACGTGCTGCTACGGTTGTGCCGTGGAACAGGCTGGCCCGGCCTGGGCGGCATGACGGCCCATGACGCGCAACGCCGATTGGTTCGGCCGCTATTGTCGATCCCTAGATCCGATCTAATCCATTTTCTTCAGACACTTCACATTCCCTGGCGGGAAGATGATTCCAACACGGACGTACGGTTTGCAAGAAATCGCATACGCCACTCCTTGTTGCCCTTGATCTTGGAAGAAAATCCAAATTTTCTGAAAGGAATCAACCGCATTTGGCGGCAAGCCGGGGTGGACCGTGCCTATTGGGAGCAGCGTCTTGGAAATTTCCCTGGTAGTAAGGATGAGCCATTCTTTTTGTCCCGGGACCGATTGGCGAACCTACACCAAGCCGAACGACTCCGACTCTATAAATCAGCCTTGGATAAGCTCGGTCCCGGACAGGTGTTGACGGACACTTTACTTCGGTTGGACGCGGCGTTTCTCTCCGGCAAACCTGCCACATTGCAATTTCCCGGACGGAAAGTCGGTCGGAGCGATTCCAAAGGAATTCATTTTGGACCGGATCCCCGGTGGAATCCATCATAG
- a CDS encoding precorrin-2 dehydrogenase/sirohydrochlorin ferrochelatase family protein — MGMRYYPILLNLTDKQCLVVGAGAVGIRKIRGLLDNGARTVLALDRCYPADQTGHELQMLLNRPEVRFEEREFQLSDLDNAFLVVAATSNAAVNRTIAEACRERGLLCNVADAPKLGNFIVPATVCRGDLTLSVSTCGQSPALARLVRSDLEETFGSEYADLLTILGRLRPMLLELGLPTQKNTEIFRSITTSNLLRDIETNDVDAAKRSLRERLPSALHSNLPELLDGVF; from the coding sequence ATGGGGATGCGCTATTATCCTATTTTGTTGAATCTTACGGACAAACAGTGCCTCGTGGTCGGGGCCGGCGCCGTGGGAATACGAAAAATTCGCGGCCTCCTGGACAATGGTGCCCGAACGGTCCTGGCATTGGATCGATGCTACCCGGCGGATCAAACTGGGCATGAGTTGCAGATGCTGCTGAACCGACCCGAAGTTCGGTTTGAGGAACGAGAATTCCAACTTTCAGATTTGGATAATGCATTTCTCGTTGTGGCGGCGACGTCCAATGCGGCAGTAAATCGGACCATTGCCGAAGCCTGCCGGGAGCGCGGCTTGCTTTGCAACGTGGCGGATGCGCCGAAACTTGGAAATTTCATCGTCCCGGCAACCGTCTGCCGCGGCGATTTGACCCTTTCGGTTTCCACTTGTGGCCAGAGCCCGGCTTTGGCCCGGCTTGTTCGTTCCGATCTTGAAGAAACCTTTGGATCCGAATACGCTGACTTGCTCACTATTTTGGGCAGGCTGCGCCCTATGTTGCTGGAACTCGGTCTGCCGACCCAAAAAAACACGGAGATTTTTCGGTCTATTACCACGTCAAACCTGTTGCGCGACATTGAAACCAACGATGTGGACGCGGCGAAACGCTCCCTACGGGAGCGCTTGCCCAGCGCCTTGCATTCCAACCTTCCGGAGTTGCTGGATGGAGTTTTTTGA
- the yajC gene encoding preprotein translocase subunit YajC, whose amino-acid sequence MMFTSIAHAMGAQPGGQAAAPDGIAGLLAGPLPMLILMFAIFYFLLIRPQQKKAKQHKEMLAALKVGDKVMTGGGFYGRIKAIDQDVLTVELSENVEVKLNRGYIAGPSDTK is encoded by the coding sequence ATCATGTTCACTTCCATCGCTCACGCCATGGGCGCCCAGCCGGGCGGCCAGGCCGCTGCCCCGGACGGAATCGCGGGCCTGCTCGCCGGGCCTTTGCCTATGCTCATTCTCATGTTCGCCATTTTCTATTTTCTGCTCATCCGTCCGCAGCAGAAAAAAGCCAAGCAGCATAAAGAAATGCTCGCGGCTTTGAAAGTTGGCGACAAAGTCATGACCGGCGGCGGCTTTTACGGTCGCATCAAGGCCATCGATCAAGATGTCCTGACCGTGGAACTCTCCGAAAATGTTGAAGTCAAACTCAATCGGGGATACATCGCCGGACCGTCCGACACCAAGTAA
- the secF gene encoding protein translocase subunit SecF — translation MGLQIIKPNTRIDFIGFRRIAFLISALVIAVGIVSLVGKGGPRYGIDFAGGIIIQAKVHAEEHLDVRDVQDAMKAVELPGLVVQEILNEKNEFLIRTSASDVDTEVVRNQVMENVSSAFNGAEVEVRRTEMVGPKVSDDLRTKALEALFYAVLLIAIYISGRFEQRWMAAAIMAGGLFAGITALQFLGLSITFLIFGALAITLGLCWYLKLNYALGAVAALLHDVMITVGVFSLLDKEFDLTIIAALLTIIGYSLNDTIIVFDRIRENIKGQSDEHLKDIINISVNQTLSRTILTSGTTLLVVAALFIFGGGAIHDFALALLVGIFVGTYSSVFVASPVLLGFGPTMPADAPKEAAA, via the coding sequence ATGGGACTGCAAATCATCAAACCGAACACCAGGATCGACTTTATCGGGTTTCGCCGCATAGCGTTCCTGATTTCCGCTCTGGTTATCGCCGTGGGCATCGTCTCCCTGGTTGGAAAGGGCGGCCCTCGCTACGGCATCGACTTTGCCGGGGGCATCATCATTCAGGCCAAAGTACACGCCGAGGAGCACCTGGATGTGCGAGACGTGCAGGACGCCATGAAGGCCGTGGAATTGCCTGGCCTTGTGGTCCAGGAAATCCTGAATGAAAAAAACGAATTCCTGATTCGCACGTCGGCATCCGATGTGGATACGGAAGTGGTGCGCAACCAAGTTATGGAGAATGTCTCATCAGCCTTCAATGGTGCCGAAGTGGAAGTTCGCCGCACGGAGATGGTGGGACCGAAAGTATCCGACGACCTGCGCACAAAAGCTCTGGAAGCTCTGTTTTATGCGGTTTTGCTCATTGCGATCTATATTTCCGGACGCTTTGAACAACGATGGATGGCCGCCGCGATCATGGCTGGGGGACTCTTCGCCGGTATTACAGCGCTTCAGTTCCTCGGTCTGTCCATCACCTTCCTGATCTTCGGCGCCCTGGCCATTACTCTTGGTCTTTGTTGGTACTTGAAGCTCAATTACGCATTGGGAGCCGTTGCCGCGCTTCTACATGACGTCATGATCACCGTGGGTGTTTTCTCCTTGCTCGACAAAGAGTTCGATTTGACCATCATCGCGGCTTTGTTGACCATTATTGGATACTCTCTCAACGACACCATCATCGTCTTTGACCGTATCCGTGAAAACATCAAAGGCCAGAGCGACGAACACCTCAAGGACATCATCAACATCAGCGTGAACCAGACCTTGTCACGAACCATTCTGACATCTGGTACCACGTTGTTGGTTGTGGCCGCGTTGTTCATTTTCGGTGGAGGCGCTATCCACGATTTTGCGCTGGCACTGCTTGTCGGCATTTTTGTGGGAACCTATTCCTCGGTCTTCGTGGCCAGCCCGGTTCTGCTTGGCTTCGGACCGACTATGCCAGCGGATGCCCCAAAGGAAGCAGCCGCGTAA
- a CDS encoding glycosyltransferase family 9 protein, whose product MDRSLRGLAKLLYPHAVVHGVCAHGGGTNAGEVVLNNRAAFDTLADLKFDTVYNLNFSPLNFRLASLFAPETVRGYQSFDGQDVVSPWAGMGIRWSKERRIALNLVDFWGGYAPRPCPPEAVNPVARPGGNGIGIALAGRESRRSLPVPTLREVAKTAWNILGKPHVKLLGTATEAGAARALRKELPSEMQERTSDLTGKTDWATLIEAVQGMDLLLTPDTGIMHLAAHLGVPVAAFFLSSAWCFETGPYGKGHTVFQALQPCLPCLEHESCPYNVRCGEGFDDPMFLRFFTTRKAEHAPAGIMGLRSDLDSLGVEFISFGGEDADTRSRVALRTFVAEHLGISGPNLDSKSNISLAQRLYHERDWVVAPKEKQTPDLLTNGEYDSQQKLENI is encoded by the coding sequence GTGGACCGGTCCCTGCGGGGTCTGGCGAAATTATTGTATCCTCATGCTGTGGTGCATGGCGTGTGCGCTCATGGTGGTGGCACCAATGCCGGCGAGGTCGTGCTGAACAACCGTGCAGCCTTCGACACACTCGCGGACTTGAAATTTGATACGGTTTATAATCTCAATTTTTCCCCGCTCAATTTTCGTCTTGCGAGCCTTTTTGCTCCGGAAACCGTTCGAGGCTATCAATCGTTTGACGGTCAGGACGTGGTCAGTCCTTGGGCGGGCATGGGAATCCGGTGGTCCAAAGAACGGCGCATTGCACTGAATCTTGTCGATTTTTGGGGTGGGTATGCTCCTCGTCCCTGCCCGCCGGAAGCAGTCAATCCTGTTGCGAGACCAGGAGGCAACGGCATCGGCATTGCTTTGGCAGGCCGAGAGTCCCGCCGTTCTCTGCCTGTTCCAACACTACGTGAGGTGGCAAAAACAGCCTGGAACATACTGGGAAAACCACACGTAAAACTGCTCGGAACCGCTACGGAAGCAGGAGCCGCTCGAGCGCTGCGTAAGGAATTGCCTTCTGAAATGCAGGAACGGACCTCCGATCTCACGGGGAAAACCGATTGGGCTACATTGATTGAAGCAGTCCAGGGCATGGATCTTCTGCTCACACCCGATACCGGGATCATGCACCTCGCCGCCCACTTGGGTGTACCGGTGGCCGCTTTTTTCCTTTCCTCGGCCTGGTGCTTTGAAACAGGTCCGTACGGTAAGGGGCATACTGTCTTTCAGGCGCTTCAACCTTGCTTGCCCTGTCTGGAGCATGAGTCCTGCCCTTATAACGTGCGTTGTGGAGAAGGGTTTGATGACCCCATGTTTTTGCGTTTTTTCACTACCCGCAAGGCGGAACATGCCCCTGCAGGCATTATGGGATTGCGCAGCGATCTTGATTCCCTTGGGGTGGAGTTTATTTCTTTTGGCGGCGAAGATGCCGATACCCGAAGCAGGGTCGCGTTACGCACGTTCGTGGCAGAACATCTCGGTATCTCCGGTCCCAATCTCGATTCCAAAAGCAACATCTCCCTGGCACAGCGCTTGTATCATGAACGCGATTGGGTTGTGGCTCCGAAGGAAAAGCAGACCCCGGATCTGCTGACAAACGGCGAATATGATTCTCAACAAAAGCTAGAAAATATCTAG
- the secD gene encoding protein translocase subunit SecD — translation MNSILRWKIVLTVAVVVLGVYLALPSLPGVKGSAMDKFLPNDAINLGLDLKGGIFLTLEVDMDKAVETKLGRLAQELKDYAEERGVGFLNPKVLEDRSVEVNLHDTSHQDTFDALLEENFSVFTPTITPLSSGGVSYSLRVSQNYLDRFKQETMRQTVDIVRNRIDRRGVVEPDIRQQEGNRIQIQLPGMEDAEQAISVITQMGQLEFKIEASGVSVEQARNNPLEYEVAFVQDDPGAPIVLRKNPVLTGEYIADAAPNFDRNNRPYVLLELDGRGATIFEQVTAANVNKRLAIILDGKVYSAPVINERIGGGRASISGNFTVQKAKDLVTVLKDALPAPVEKVAESTIGPSLGQESIDKGINAAVIGLSLVIIFMVIYYGMAGVFADTVLLLNLVLIMAGLAAFGATLTLPGIAGIILTIGMAVDANVIIFERIREELRRGLTPKAAVQEGFGRATLTILDANVTTVIAAIILYQFGTGPIRGFAVTLTLGIITSMFTAIFVSRVFFDIYTRNKGSQAKISI, via the coding sequence ATGAATTCGATTCTGCGCTGGAAAATCGTCCTGACTGTGGCGGTCGTTGTTCTGGGCGTCTACCTTGCTTTGCCTTCGCTTCCCGGCGTCAAAGGCTCCGCAATGGATAAATTTTTGCCCAACGACGCCATTAACCTGGGCCTGGATCTCAAGGGCGGCATCTTTCTGACCCTTGAAGTAGATATGGATAAGGCCGTAGAAACCAAACTGGGCAGATTGGCTCAAGAGCTTAAGGATTACGCCGAAGAACGTGGTGTGGGATTCCTGAATCCCAAGGTGCTTGAGGATCGTTCCGTCGAAGTCAATCTGCACGACACCTCACATCAGGACACCTTCGACGCCTTGTTGGAGGAAAATTTCTCCGTATTCACCCCCACCATCACTCCCCTGTCCTCAGGCGGGGTGAGCTACTCCCTGCGTGTTTCCCAAAACTACCTGGATCGTTTCAAGCAGGAAACCATGCGGCAAACCGTGGACATCGTTCGGAACCGAATCGACCGTCGGGGAGTTGTTGAACCGGACATTCGCCAGCAGGAAGGCAACCGGATTCAGATTCAGTTGCCCGGTATGGAAGACGCGGAGCAGGCTATCAGCGTCATCACGCAGATGGGACAGCTTGAGTTTAAGATCGAGGCCTCAGGCGTGAGCGTGGAGCAGGCCCGAAACAACCCACTCGAATACGAAGTCGCCTTTGTTCAAGACGATCCCGGCGCTCCCATCGTACTGCGGAAAAACCCGGTGCTTACCGGCGAGTACATCGCTGACGCCGCACCGAACTTTGATCGCAACAACCGTCCCTACGTCTTGCTGGAGCTTGACGGACGCGGCGCCACCATCTTTGAACAAGTTACCGCGGCAAACGTGAACAAGCGTCTCGCCATTATCTTGGATGGAAAAGTCTATTCAGCTCCGGTAATCAATGAACGCATCGGCGGCGGCAGGGCCAGCATCAGCGGCAACTTTACCGTGCAAAAGGCCAAGGATTTGGTCACGGTGCTTAAAGACGCGTTGCCCGCGCCCGTTGAAAAGGTTGCCGAGTCCACCATCGGTCCGTCTCTCGGACAGGAGTCCATTGATAAGGGCATCAACGCTGCCGTGATCGGTCTCTCCCTGGTGATCATATTCATGGTCATCTACTATGGAATGGCCGGTGTGTTTGCGGACACGGTGTTGTTGCTCAACCTGGTTTTGATCATGGCGGGACTCGCCGCTTTCGGGGCCACCCTGACCTTGCCGGGCATTGCCGGTATTATCCTGACCATCGGTATGGCTGTGGACGCCAACGTGATCATCTTCGAGCGCATACGTGAAGAGTTGCGTCGCGGACTTACACCTAAGGCCGCTGTTCAGGAAGGATTTGGGCGAGCTACGTTGACCATTTTGGACGCCAACGTGACCACGGTTATCGCTGCCATCATCTTATATCAATTCGGTACCGGTCCCATTCGCGGTTTTGCCGTGACTCTGACGCTCGGTATCATCACCTCCATGTTCACGGCCATCTTCGTTTCCCGCGTCTTTTTCGACATCTACACGCGGAACAAGGGTTCCCAGGCCAAGATCAGCATTTAA
- the ccsA gene encoding cytochrome c biogenesis protein CcsA — protein MEFFDLLPLAIIGLYFLGAMLFFVGLTLGNERLSTVAGALAIGGFALHTLDLAIMPVLSGKMVLLRGTFYFSFVGWTLFALFLVLRWRLRSSFLSFTAFPLGLLLYASSLGAGSLTIKIPPQLTGLFFGLHVGSLAVALALLALGCGAAFVWLHLNRKIKSKAALGSMNESMPSLEVVDRVNHLAVTLGFPLYTLGIFSLAIWYWIDPEKTFQWDAMKFTSLGVWLLYAVLFHQRLVLGWRGRKTAWMVIWVFLFMVISLIHHTITFKS, from the coding sequence ATGGAGTTTTTTGATCTACTTCCCCTGGCCATCATCGGACTCTATTTTCTGGGCGCAATGCTGTTCTTTGTGGGGCTTACCCTCGGCAATGAGCGGCTTTCAACCGTTGCCGGTGCGCTGGCCATCGGCGGGTTCGCCCTGCACACTCTTGACCTTGCCATCATGCCGGTTTTATCCGGCAAAATGGTTTTACTCCGCGGTACCTTTTATTTTAGTTTTGTGGGCTGGACGCTTTTCGCCCTTTTTTTGGTTCTCCGCTGGAGACTGCGCTCGTCGTTCCTTTCGTTCACGGCTTTTCCGCTGGGATTGTTGCTCTACGCCTCATCCCTGGGAGCTGGCAGTCTGACTATCAAAATCCCCCCGCAATTGACTGGGTTATTTTTTGGTCTGCATGTCGGCAGCCTGGCTGTTGCGCTCGCCCTGCTCGCCCTGGGATGCGGCGCAGCCTTTGTTTGGCTGCACTTGAATCGTAAGATCAAGAGCAAGGCTGCCCTCGGCAGCATGAACGAATCCATGCCATCGTTGGAAGTTGTCGATCGCGTCAACCACCTGGCCGTTACCCTCGGATTCCCCTTGTATACCCTTGGCATCTTTTCTTTGGCCATTTGGTATTGGATCGATCCGGAAAAGACCTTTCAATGGGATGCCATGAAGTTTACCTCCCTCGGGGTCTGGTTGCTGTATGCTGTTCTCTTCCACCAGCGCCTCGTGCTGGGGTGGCGGGGACGCAAGACAGCCTGGATGGTTATTTGGGTTTTCTTGTTCATGGTTATTTCCCTCATCCACCACACCATTACGTTCAAATCGTAA